The following are encoded together in the Chaetodon auriga isolate fChaAug3 chromosome 4, fChaAug3.hap1, whole genome shotgun sequence genome:
- the ppp2r2ca gene encoding protein phosphatase 2, regulatory subunit B, gamma a gives MGEDAESPKINHTFLRDYVTEADVISTVEFNQTGDLLATGDKGGRVVIFQRETESKGESEEVGETGDSGEYNVYSTFQSHEPDFDYLKSLEIEEKINKIRWLPQQNAAHFLLSTNDKTIKLWKVSERDKRPEGYNLKDEEGRLKDISTITSLQVPVLKPTDLMVEVRPRRVFSNGHTYHVNSISVNSDGETYLSADDLRINMWHLGITDRSFNIVDIKPANMEDLTEVITAAEFHPHHCHLFVYSSSKGTLRLCDMRASALCDKHTKLFEEPEDPGSRSFFSEIISSVSDVKFSHSGRYLLTRDYLTAKVWDLNMDKGPVETYQVHEYLRSKLCSLYENDCIFDKFECVWNSSDSVIMTGAYNSFFRMFDRETGRGVTLEAWRESSKPRAVLRTRRVYTGGKRRRGDVGVDSLDFTKKILHMAWHPSENIIAIAATNNLYIFQDRVNPETQAQ, from the exons ATGGGCGAGGACGCTGAGAGCCCCAAAATCAACCACACCTTCCTGCGAGACTACGTCACTGAAG CTGATGTCATCTCTACGGTGGAGTTTAACCAGACGGGGGACCTGCTGGCCACGGGGGATAAAGGTGGCCGAGTGGTCATCTtccagagagagactgag TCTAAAGGGGAGtcagaggaggtgggggagacgGGGGACTCTGGGGAGTACAATGTCTACAGCACGTTCCAGAGCCACGAGCCGGACTTTGATTACCTGAAGAGTCTGGAGATTGAAGAGAAAATCAACAAGATCAGATGGCTGCCACAGCAGAATGCAgcacatttcctcctctccaccaatG ATAAGACCATTAAACTGTGGAaggtgagtgagagagacaagaggCCGGAGGGATACAACCTGAAAGATGAGGAGGGGCGGCTCAAGGACATCTCTACCATTACCTCTCTGCAG GTGCCAGTGCTGAAACCTACAGACTTGATGGTAGAGGTTCGTCCCAGGCGAGTGTTCTCCAATGGACATACCTACCATGTTAACTCAATCTCAGTCAACAGCGATGGGGAGACCTACCTGTCTGCCGATGACCTCCGCATCAATATGTGGCACCTGGGCATCACAGACCGTAGCTTCA ATATTGTGGACATCAAACCAGCCAACATGGAGGATCTGACGGAGGTGATAACAGCAGCTGAGTTCCACCCTCACCACTGCCACTTGTTTgtgtacagcagcagcaagggCACCCTGCGCCTCTGTGACATGAGAGCCTCCGCACTCTGTGACAAACACACCAAAC TGTTTGAGGAACCTGAGGACCCAGGGAGCCGCTCCTTCTTCTCAGAGATCATTTCTTCTGTGTCGGACGTCAAGTTCAGCCACAGTGGACGCTACCTGCTGACCAGAGACTACCTCACCGCCAAGGTGTGGGACCTGAACATGGACAAGGGCCCTGTGGAGACATACCAG GTCCATGAATACCTAAGGAGTAAGCTGTGCTCCCTCTACGAAAACGACTGCATCTTTGACAAGTTTGAGTGTGTTTGGAACAGCTCAGACAG tgtcaTCATGACAGGGGCGTACAACAGCTTCTTCCGGATGTTTGACAGGGAGACGGGGCGAGGCGTAACCCTGGAGGCTTGGCGGGAAAGCAGCAAGCCTCGGGCTGTGCTGCGGACGCGGCGAGTGTATACTGGTGGTAAGCGACGCCGTGGAGATGTGGGCGTTGATAGCCTGGACTTCACCAAGAAAATCCTGCACATGGCTTGGCATCCATCTGAGAATATCATTGCCATAGCAGCCACCAACAACCTGTACATCTTCCAGGATCGTGTCAACCCTGAGACGCAGGCACAGTGA